A stretch of the Aegilops tauschii subsp. strangulata cultivar AL8/78 chromosome 4, Aet v6.0, whole genome shotgun sequence genome encodes the following:
- the LOC109745995 gene encoding uncharacterized protein, whose translation MSPKHVMTPVPKPTFPNHGGGGEAFQAAGGEAFQAGGGAGFFRPAAVRVFRPTTAGRRRRPPWLLCLGAGDERKMGGGANPRSTNGRWAAITSSQDVEVPKFDFGLPRNQFDAEKVAQEPVRFWAAQAQNAEEDNVKDEQGETGL comes from the exons ATGTCCCCGAAGCACGTTATGACCCCAGTTCCCAAACCCACGTTCCCGAatcacggcggcggcggcgaggcttTTCAGGCCGCCGGCGGCGAGGCGTTTCAGGCCGGCGGCGGTGCTGGTTTTTTCAGGCCGGCGGCTGTGCGGGTCTTCAGGCCGACGACGGCTGGACGAAGGCGGCGGCCGCCATGGCTGTTATGTCTgggcgccggcgacgaacggAAGATGGGCGGCGGGGCCAACCCAAGGTCGACGAATGGAAGATGGGCGGCGATCACATCATCACAG GATGTGGAGGTCCCCAAGTTTGATTTTGGGCTGCCCAGGAACCAGTTTGATGCTGAGAAAGTTGCCCAGGAACCAGTTCGATTTTGGGCTGCCCAGGCACAAAATGCAGAAGAAGATAATGTCAAGGATGAACAAGGAGAGACTGGACTGTAG